The Gracilibacillus caseinilyticus genome segment TTTTATAATGGCAGTAGAAAAAACAGTAACAATTACAGATGAAACAGGTGTACACGCACGTCCAGCAACTGTACTAGTTAATAAAGCAGGTAGCTTTGCATCTGATATGAACTTAGAATACAATGGCAAATCCATTAACTTAAAATCTATCATGGGTGTTATGTCTCTAGGTATCCCTCAAGGTGCAGAAATTAAAATTATTGCAGACGGTTCTGATGAGCAAGAGGCTTTAGATGCAGTAGTTGAAGTTATTAAATCAGAAGGTCTAGGAGAGTAATTCATCCATGAATCAATTAACAGGTATAGCAGCATCGAACGGAATAGCTATTGCCAAAGCATACAAATTAGCTATTCCGGACCTTTCTTTTTCCAATGAGAAAGTAGAAGATACAAACGCTGAAAAAGATCGTTTAACAAAAGCTCTAGACATTTCTAAATCAGAGTTAGAAAAAATCAAAGAGCATGCTCGTACCTCACTAGGGGACGAGCATGCAGAAATTTTTTCAGCTCATTTACTCGTACTTAGTGATCCGGAATTAATTAATCCGATCAAGGATAAAATTGAAACGGACAGTGTTAATGCGGAATTTGCGTTAGATGAAACCGCTCAGATGTTCATTCAAATGTTTGAAACGATGGACAATGAATATATGCGTGAGCGTGCCGCTGATATTAAGGACGTTACCAAACGTGTAATGGCCCATTTATTAGGGGTTAATTTCCCTAACCCCGCATTAATTGACGAAGAAGTTATTGTCATTGCAGAGGATTTAACACCATCTGATACGGCGCAATTAAACAAACAATTTGTACAAGGTTTCACTACGAACATTGGTGGCCGCACATCCCACTCCGCTATCATGGCTCGCTCATTAGAAATTCCGGCAGTCGTTGGAACGAAAAATATTACCGAGCAAGCAAAAGCTGGAGACATGTTAATTGTAGACGGAATCGATGGAAAAGTTATCATTAATCCAACTGAAGATGAAATTGCTAGCTATCAAGAGAAGCAGCAACAATTTGAACAACAAAAGCAGGAATGGGCGAAGTTAAAAGATGAACCTACTGTATCAAAAGATGGTTCGCATGTTGAGCTGGTAGCGAACATTGGTACACCAAATGATGTAGAGGGTGTTATGAATAATGGCGGCGAAGGTGTCGGCCTTTATCGTACAGAATTCCTCTATATGGGGAAAAATGAGCTTCCTACAGAGGACGAACAATACAATGCGTACAAATCTGTTTTAGAACAGATGGGCGATAAACCGGTAGTTGTCCGTACATTAGATATTGGTGGGGACAAAGAGCTTCCATACTTAGAACTGCCAAAAGAGATGAACCCGTTTCTTGGCTATCGTGCCATTCGTTTATGCTTAGAACGTGATGATATTTTCCGTACACAATTACGCGCATTGCTTCGTGCCAGCGTCTATGGAAACTTAAAAATCATGTTCCCGATGATTGCTACTCTCGATGAATTCCGTCAAGCGAAAGCAATTCTTTTAGAAGAAAAAGCGAACTTAACGAATGAAGGAATCAAGGTTTCCGATGATATCGAAGTTGGTATCATGGTTGAAATCCCTTCTACTGCGGTAATCGCTCGTCAATTCGCAAAAGAAGTCGATTTCTTCAGTATTGGAACGAACGATTTAATTCAATATACGCTCGCAGCTGACCGTATGAATGAACGTGTTAGCTACCTTTACCAACCCTATCACCCAGCAATCCTTAACCTAGTGCATAATGTGATTGAAGCAGCACATGCAGAAGGTAAGTGGGCTGGTATGTGTGGTGAAATGGCTGGCGATTCCATCGCGATCCCTATCCTTTTAGCATTAGGCTTAGATGAATTTAGTATGAGTGCAACATCTATCTTACCAGCACGTACACAAATCCGTGATCTTTCTAAAAAAGAACTTGCTTCTTACAAAGATCAGTTATTAGGCATGAGTACTGCTGATGAAGTGGAAGCATTCGTACGCGAAAAAACGAATCAATAATTTTTTGGACTCAGACTTATGTCTGGGTCTTTTTTATATAGTCAGCTCCAACAATCGGGCAATTTTTCAAAATACAGTATTTGTCCTGCTTCTTATAACAGTTATGTTCACTAAATTTATTTCAAGATTATTATTTTAAAATAAGGCATTTGCGTGGCAAAGCTTTAAACAGTTAATAGCAGTGGTGCTTTGCATTATGATTTGTGTACAGGTCCTAACATTTCTAGCTACTTCTTAATTTTGATAACTTATTGTTGAAAACCTTATCATTTATTGTAATACAAAAGACTTGTACTGACAAGTCTTTTGTACTCTTAAAATTTCCATTTGTTTGAACGATTCATTAACCATAAAAAATACGGCGCGCCAATGATGGCGACGATTATGCCTGATGGTATTTCCTTTGGTACTAATAAAGTTCGGCTGAGTACGTCAGCAACCATAAGGAAAACAGCGCCTAATAAAGCGGTAGCTGGCAATAATTTTTTATGAACCGGACCTAATAATAAACGGGCAACGTGCGGAGCGATCAATCCAACAAAGCCAATTGTACCTACTGTAGCAACACTTGCGGCTGCTACGACAGAAGCCAATAGCGCCAAGTAAAACCTCGTTTTAACTACCCCTAATCCTAGCCCTTTTGCCGTATCATCCCCAAGTGCAAGTGTATGAATACGATCACTTACAACATATATGATGGGAACTAAAATAACTAGTGGCCCAAGCAGATAATAGATCAATTCCGTCCAGCTAGTCGCATACGTTGTGCCCGATAACCACGTTAATGCGGAAGCTACTGCCATGTCCGACTGTACGACAATTATTTGGATAACTGCAGAACCAAATGCTGAAACACCTATCCCTAAAAGTGCCAGTAATGCGGGTTGGAAATCTGTCTTATATGCTAATGCCATCACAATTAAAAATGCGATAATAGCACCTAAAAATGCTCCCAACGGCACCCAAACAGCTGAAACAGAGCCGATATACAGAAAGAGAAGCGCTCCGACACCTGCACCAGATGTAATTCCGATTACCGAGGGATCTGCAAGCGGATTACGCAGTACACCTTGAAAGATATAGCCGCTTATCGCTAAGAGCACCCCACTTCCTGCCGCTACAAGTAATCTGGGTAATCGCAAATCAAGTGCCATATTTTTTAAAAAAGAGTCTTGATTAAAAAATATCGCCTGAAAAGTTTGGATCAGTTCCATACCATTGTTACCAGTAGCAACTCCAACAAACAGTGTGATGATAGCAATCACGATTAGAATTGGCATCATCCATTTTTGTAAAGTCGGTGTATGTAACTGGCCAGCCAAAATAGCAGTATCTTTTTGACTGTATTGTTTGTTCCTTTTCTTCATAATAAGCCAAATTAGCCATGGTGCCCCGATAAATGCGGTAATCGCTCCAACAGGTAATTCTGAAAAACTGGAATCTATCATTCGAGCGAGAACATCCGCACCTAAGAGCACATTGGCTCCCCATAAAAAAGAACCTAATATAATAACGATATGCTTTTGAAAACCAAATAATTTGATCAGGTGTGGTGCAATCAATCCGACAAACCCGATTGGACCGACAACACTAACGGTTACAGAGGTAAGAAAAACTGCAACAAGGACAGCAATCAGTCGCATTAATGGAACATTTTGCCCCAGTCCTCTTGCTACATCCTCTCCCAATTGAAATATATCAAGTGATTTTGCGATGATCATAGAAACGAGAAGACCAATTAAAATAAATGGTAAGACAAATTGAGCTCCATTCCAGTTATTTTGCACAAGCGTCCCGGAACCCCATAAAAATAAACCAGCTGTTTCATTTTCAAAGAAAATCTGCAATAACGAGGTAAATGCCGAAAACATCATGGTCACAACCATACCTGCTAATACCATCTTTACTGGACTAGCATGGACCACACCTGCTAAAGTATAAACGATAAATGCTGTAAGTACTCCACCAGTAAAGGCAATGATTAAACCACTCCATCCACTTGTCGTGGTCATAAATACACTAGCAAATACCACTGCAAAGTAGGAACCTGAGTGAATACCTAGCGTACTTGCTGATGCCAATGGATTTTTCGTTATTGTCTGCAACAATACTCCGGACACTGCCAGTGCGCCACCAGCAAGAATGCCCATCACCGCTCTTGGCATCCTTAAATAACGAATTGTATGGTGTTCGATTATATCCTGAGGATTAAAAATTGCTTGTAACATAGTAGCAGCCGAGACGGAGACACTTCCCTGCTGTAAATGAATAAATAATAGAAAAAGTAAAAGGACGGTTCCCCCTCCAAAGGTAAGAACCGTTTTCCAACTATATGAATCTTTCATTATATTCATGTTATCACTTCGCTTGCACTAGTGCTTCCTTAATTTGATTGGCAAATACTTCTGCAGATAAAGGACCACCAAATGTCCATGTGTCTCCAGGCAACTGATATGTTCTGTCTTCTTTTACAAAGGCAAGTTCTTCCCATGCAGGATTTCCTGCCAAATGATTGGTAAAAATATTGTCATCTTCTTGCACAATATAAAAAAAGTGAGCATTTTGTACCGTTTGTAATGCTTCCACACTTGTTTCATCGAAGCCATAGACTTGAAAACCATCGGATTGATAAGCATTTTCCAATCCTATCTTCTTCATGATTTCTGTTGCCATTGCGTTATCTTTGAATAAACGAATAACTGGTGAATTTTCAGAGCTGTATGCTTGTGATAAAACAAATTGCTTGTTCCCAACACCTGCGTCAGAGATTTCAGATTCAATATCAGCATACGATTGAGATAAATCACCCAGAATTTGGTCAGCTTCTTCTTCTTTTTCTACTAATTTAGCAATCTCTTTAAAAGTAGCTTCCATTTCTTCATATTGTGTGCCTTCCCCTTCTTCCGGGTATGCGTTATAAGCTAATGTCGGTGCGATATCTTTTAAGCTGTCCAGAATCTTCTCATGCCGAGAACTTGATGTAATGTGTTTCATACGCTTGCACTTTTTGCGGTCGTAATCATGGAATTCTTTTTGAACACGTCTTCTCACTCGTTCTAAAGCCCAATAAATATACCGACAAAAGTGGAAGCGATCTGCAATGATGATGGGGTTCCGCAAAGCCTTTTGAACTGCTGACTTAAAGCTTTAGCTCATATCCATGACAACCATCTTTACTTGAGATCCTTTTTTAGCTAAGTACTTTTTAATCGTACGTACAGAGCGATTCGGTAATATATCAAGCGGGACACCTGTTTCTCCATTTGCGATGATTACTTGGTATTTACCTTCTGTTGTATCCCCTTTATATTCATCGATAGCTATTACTGGTGGTAACGTGTCCACTTCTTTTAAACTAGTAGCTGCTAGTTGATCAAATCGACGAATAGCTGTTGTTTGAGAAGTTCTGAACTGACCAGCAGTATCTTTAAAGTTTTTTCCCTGAATAACACGAAGCCCTAGGGCTTGATTCCATTCCTTTGAATGTCTTTGATATCGCCCTACAACTTGGTTTTTCTCAGGAAACCTCTTTCCACAAGTACAAACGTATCTTCGCTTCCTATAAAACAGATAAGATGTTCGTTCAAAGAGCTTTAAGTGTTGTACCTTTTGTATTCTATAGTCATGGACGTGGCTTGTTCTTTCCCCACAAGCAGGACAACGGTGTTTCTTAACAGGCAACTTTATATGTAAGTAAAAGTCCCCCTCCAACTCCTCCATCTTAGTAACAATAACACTTTCTAATCCTGGTAAATTCATGTTAAACTGCATGTACACGCATCTCCTATCCCTTTGGTTTGTTTCTAGTCCATTCAAGTGTAAAGGATATAGGAGCTTGCGTGTTTTATTATGCTTAATTTTTTCAAACCCCAACATATATAATAGAGCCTGCTTTTATACTTTCTTTCCTCCTGATAAAAAAGCACCCCAACTAAGGGATGCTTTTTATTAATATAACTTATTTGTTTAAGTTATAGAATGCTGTTTTTCCAGCGTACTTTGCTGTTCCAACAAGCTCATCTTCAATTCGTAGTAACTGGTTGTATTTTGCAACACGATCTGTACGAGATGGTGCACCTGTTTTGATTTGACCAGCATTTGTTGCTACTGCGATATCAGCGATTGTTGCGTCTTCTGTTTCACCAGAACGGTGAGAGATAACTGCTGTATATCCAGCGCGTTTTGCCATTTCGATTGCTTCGAATGTTTCAGTAAGTGTACCGATTTGATTCACTTTAACAAGGATAGAGTTACCTACACCTTGCTCGATACCTTGTGCTAGACGTTTCGTGTTTGTAACGAATAAGTCGTCACCTACTAATTGTACGCGGTCACCGATGCGCTCTGTTAAGATTTTATGACCTTCCCAGTCATTCTCATCTAAACCATCTTCGATAGATACGATCGGGTATTTGTTAACCATTTCTTCATACCAACCAACCATTTCTTCAGAAGAACGAACGACACCTTCACCTTTAAGGTTGTATTTACCATCTTCGTAGAATTCAGAAGAGGCAACGTCCATTGCTAATTTCACTTCTTCACCTGGCTTGTAACCTGCTGCTTCGATCGCCTCAATGATCGTAGAAAGTGCTTCTTCGTTAGATTTTAAGTTTGGTGCGAAGCCACCTTCATCACCAACACCAGTGTTATAGCCTTTGCTGCTAAGTACTTTTTTCAAGCTGTGGAATACTTCAGCCCCCATGCGTAGTGCTTCACGGAACGTTGGAGCACCTACAGGCATGATCATAAATTCTTGGATATCTACGTTGTTATCCGCATGCTCCCCACCGTTTAAGATGTTCATCATTGGAGTTGGAAGAGTTGTTGCATTGAATCCACCTAAGTAAGTGTATAACGGAACACCTAGGTAATCAGCTGCTGCATGTGCTGCTGCCATTGATACACCAAGGATAGCATTGGCACCTAATTTACCTTTGTTTTCTGTACCATCAAGTTCTAGTAAGAGTTGATCGATTACTACTTGACGAGTAACATCGATACCCATTAATTCAGGCGCGATTACTTCGTTCACGTTTTCTACTGCTTTTAAGACACCTTTTCCTAAGTAACGGTCTTTGTCACCATCACGTAATTCTACTGCTTCATGTTCACCAGTAGATGCACCACTTGGTACTAGTGCAGAGCCGAATGCTCCTGATTCTGTATAAATTTCTACTTCAACGGTTGGGTTACCACGGGAATCTAATACTTCACGTGCGTAAACATCTGTAATATAAGGCATAATTAAAATTCTCCTTTTGAATGTTTTTTTTATTAAAAGGTTAACGGACAGATAATGGCACAACTTCCTGCACACTATGCTAGCAACAGAAATGCAACTCGCTCCTGCAGAAGCTTTATTACTTGCATTTCTTTAGCGGCATACCCGTAGCCTTATCTAGAAAGTTTCCCTTTTATTTTTTAATTAAACTGTCTCCAGTCATTTCTTTCGGTTTATCAACCTGTAATAAATCAAGAAGTGTTGGCGCTAAATCAGCAAGGATCCCGCCATCACGTAATTCTATGTCATCTTTTGTTACGATGACAGGTACCGGATTGGTCGTATGAGCCGTCATTGGGTCCCCTTCAGGTGTAATGACCTCATCTGAGTTTCCATGGTCAGCTGTAATAATCGCCTGACCGCCTTTTTCAACGATCTTGTCTACAATTTTTCCAAGACATTCATCTACTGTTTCAATTGCCTTCACAGTAGGCTCCAGCATACCTGAATGGCCTACCATATCCGGGTTGGCAAAATTCAAGATGATCGCATTTTGCTCGTCTTTATCCAATTCCTCAAGCAATGCATCTGTTACTTCATACGCACTCATTTCCGGTTTCAGATCATATGTTGCTACTTTTGGTGAATCAATTAAGATTCGTTTTTCACCAGGAAATTCTTTTTCACGTCCACCACTCATAAAGAAAGTAACGTGAGGATATTTCTCAGTCTCAGCAATACGGAGCTGATTCAGGTTATTCTGTGATAATACTTCACCAACCGTATTGTCTAAGTTTACTGGTTTATAAGCGACGTAACCATCCACCGTTTCGCTGAAGTTCGTCAAGCAAACGAAATGAATGTTTTTCGGTGCCTTATCGCCACGGTCAAAATCACGGAAATCTTCATTTGCGAAGGTACGTGAAATTTGGATCGCGCGATCAGGACGGAAATTATAGAAAATAACCGAGTCGTCATCTTGAATAGTTGCTTTAGGTTTGCCGTTCTCATCAGTGATTACAGATGGGATCACGAACTCGTCATAGATTTCATTCTTGTAAGAATCCTCTACAACTTCCAGTGGATCCATATATTTCGGTCCTTCTCCGTATACCATGGCATCATAGGACTTTTTGACACGATCCCAACGTTTGTCGCGATCCATGGAATAATAACGACCAGATAATGTAGCAAATTCACCTACACCATATTCATCCATTTTTTCTTGTGCATCTTTTATATATTTTTTGGCAGATTTCTGATCAACATCTCGTCCATCTAAAAACGCGTGCACATATACTTTCTGCACTCCTTTATCTGCTGCAAGCTTTAGGACAGCATACAGGTGCTTGATATGACTATGTACACCGCCATCAGATAACAAGCCAAAGACGTGTAATGCTTTGTCATGCTTTTTCGCATGGTCTACAGCATCTAATAACACTTGATTTTCAAAGAAATCGCCATCTTTAATAGATAAGTTAACGCGTGTTAAGCTTTGGTAAACGATTCTTCCTGCACCAATGTTCAAATGACCCACTTCTGAGTTACCCATTTGACCCTTAGGTAATCCAACCGCTTCGCCACAAGCAGTTAACTGATTGTGCGCATATTGGTTCCAGTAGCGATCGAAGTTAGGTGTGTTTGCCTTTTTTACCGCATTTCCTTTTTCCTCATCTCTAATAGCATAACCATCGAGAATGATGAGGGCTGCTAGTTTGTTTTGGCTCATTTTGCACCAGCCTCCACTAATTGTAAAAAGGAATCAGCTTCGAGACTTGCACCACCTACTAGCGCGCCATCAATATCAGACTGTGAAAGCAATTCATCAACATTTGCTGGTTTGACACTTCCACCATATTGAATACGTACCGCATCTCCAGCTGTGGCAGATACAGCATCTGCTACTACTTTACGAATATGTGTACAAACTTCATTCGCTTGTTCAGAAGTAGCTGTCTTACCAGTTCCGATAGCCCAGATTGGTTCATAGGCAATGATCGAAGCTTTTACTTGCTCTTCTGATAATCCAGCAAGAGCTGCCTTCACCTGGTCTTCTACAATTGTCATTGTTTCATTTGCTTCACGTTGATCCAATGTTTCACCAACACAGATAATTGGAATTAGATTGTGTGCAAATGCTGCGTGTGCTTTTTTGTTCACTGTTTCGTCTGTTTCAGCAAACATTTCACGACGCTCAGAGTGACCAAGAACGACGTATGTAACGCCGATATCAGCAAGCATACTAGGGCTTACTTCACCAGTAAAGGCACCACTCTCTTCGAAATGCATATTCTGTGCTGCAACTGCTAATTCAGTTCCATTAGCCTTTTCTACCAATGTAGGCAAATAAGGGAAAGGAGCACAGACAACTGATTCCACTTTGTCTTGACTTACTACCTTGTTTTTTGTTTCTTCTACAAATTCAACTGCTTCACCAAATAACTTGTTCATTTTCCAGTTACCCGCTATTACTTTTTTACGCATGTGATTCACCTCTCCTATCATTACTTGTCGGTTAGTACACTAACACCTGGTAGTTCTTTTCCTTCCATGAATTCCAAGGAAGCTCCACCACCAGTTGAGATGTGGTCCATTTGTTCTGCGTAATGAAATTTCTCAACTGCAGCAGCAGAATCACCGCCACCAATTACAGTATAACCTTCTGTTTTACTTAATGCATCCGCAACAGCTTTTGTACCATTGGCAAATGTATCCAATTCAAATACGCCCATCGGTCCGTTCCAAATAACTAATTTAGAATCTTTTACGATGTCAGCATATTTTTCACGTGTTTTCGGTCCAATATCCAACGCTTCTAAGTCAGCTGGAATCTGGTCAATATTTACGATTTGTGTGTTTGCATTATTAGAGAAATCATCCGCTACTACTACATCAACAGGCATAACGAAATTAACACCTTTGTCTTTCGCCTTTTGCATGTATTCTTTCGCTAATTCAATCTTGTCTTCTTCTAATAAGGATTTACCGACCTCGTGACCTAATGCTTTAACGAAAGTATAAGCAAGTCCGCCACCGATGATCAAGTTGTCCACTTTGTTTAGTAAGTTATCAATTACCCCGATTTTGTCTTTTACTTTGGCACCGCCAATAATAGCTGTAAAAGGTCTTTCCGGGTCAGATAACGCTTTGCCTAAAACATCCAATTCTTTTTCAAGCAAGAAGCCTGCTGCAGATGGAATATGTTCTGCAATACCAGCTGTAGAAGCGTGAGCGCGGTGTGCTGCACCAAACGCATCATTCACATAGTAATCAGCAAGACTACCGAATTCTTTAGCTAAGGCAGGATCATTTTTCGTTTCACCTGCTTCGAATCGTACGTTTTCGATTAGTAAAAGGTCACCATCTTCTAATTGACCTACCGCTTCTTGTACTTCTGCACCAAATACCTCATCAGTCTTAATAACTGTTTTGTTAATAAGATCACTTAGACGTTTGGCAACAGCATCCATACGTAATTCTTCTACCACTTCTCCACCTGGACGTCCTAAGTGACTGGCAAGGATTACTTTTGCACCTTGCTCAGATAGGTACTGAATCGTTGGTAGTGCTGCTTTAATACGTGTATCATCTGTAACTTCTCCGTCCTTCATCGGTACGTTGAAATCAACACGGCAAAATACTTTTTTTCCTTTTACATCAATGTCTTTGATTGTTTGCTTGTTCATGCGTTTGTGCCTCCTTAGCGAGATTGCTTTTTACCTTCTATCGGACCAATTCAAAAACGGGAGGAGGATTGATCCCCCTCCCTGTTCAAATAATCTTATAGTCCTTGTGCTTTAACGTATGCTGCTAAGTCTACTACACGGCTAGAGTATCCCATTTCGTTATCGTACCAAGATACTACTTTTACCATGTTGCCTTCCATTACCATTGTAGAAAGACCATCAATAGTAGAAGAATTAGTGTTGCCGATGTAGTCAACAGATACTAAAGGCTCATCAGAATATCCAAGGATACCTTTTAAGTGACCTTCTGCTGCTTCTTTTAATGCACCATTTACATCTTCAGCTGTTACTTCTTGATCTAATTCTGCAACTAAATCAACAAGAGATCCGTCTGGAGTAGGTACACGCATTGCCATACCATTTAATTTACCTTCTAATTCAGGTAATACTAGTGAAACTGCTTTTGCAGCACCAGTAGTTGTAGGAATGATATTTTCAGAAGCCGCACGAGCACGACGGTAATCTTTATGTGGTAAATCTAGAATTTGCTGATCATTTGTGTATGAGTGAATAGTTGTCATCATACCACGTTTCAAGCCGAACTTGTCATTCAATACTTTAGCATAAGGTGCTAAACAGTTTGTTGTACAAGAAGCATTTGAGATTACATCGTGGCTTGCTGGATCGTATTTATCTTCGTTTACACCCATTACTACTGTAATATCTTCTTCTTTAGCAGGTGCTGAGATGATAACTTTTTTTGCACCAGCAGTTAAGTGTTTCGCTGCTGCATCACGTTGTGTGAAGATACCAGTTGATTCAACAACGATTTCTACTCCTAAGTCTCCCCAACCTAAGTTTGCTGGATCACGCTCAGAAAGTACTTTGATTTCTTTTCCACCTACTACTAAAGAATCACCATTTACAGAAACTTCTTGATCAAGTTTACCGTGAACAGAATCATATTTTAGTAGGTGTGCAAGCATATTTGCATCAGTTAAATCATTAACCGCTACTACTTCTACCTCATCATTTTTTAAAGCCTGACGGAAAACGTTACGACCGATACGGCCAAAACCATTAATACCAATTTTTACTGCCATGCTAAAATTCCTCCTTAAAGAATGATTATTAATTTTATATGTAAAAGGGTTCTTATCCCTTTAACAACTCTTGTGCTGCTGCTTCGTCGGTGATCAATACGTTACTTTTTCCTTGTTTGAAGTACGATTGAATTGCCTTTACTTTGGAAGTTCCTCCAGCAACGGCCACGACATATTGAGCTTTCTCTAATTCTTCCAGTTGCATACCAACAGTACGTACCTTGTACACAACTTCACCTTGTTCATTAAGGTAATAACCAAAAGCTTCACTTACAGCATTACCTCTTCTCAACTCATTCAGAACTTGTTCCGATGCTTTTCGGCGCTTTGCCATCGTAAAGGCATCACCAATACTGTGCAAAACGATTTTAGCATCATGAATTAATTCCAGAATGTCTTTAATAGCTGGTTCCTCAATGATCGAATGATACGTTTCTTCACTCAAAGGATCCGGTACATAGAGCATCCGATAATTGCCTTTGCCTTTTTTCGCCATTTGTGCGCAAATTGAATTAGCTTGGTTTTCCACTTGCTCACCAAGTCCTCCTCTTGCTGGCACAAAGGTACAACTTGCTGCATGTTCGATCGGCTTCATCTGATTAGCAACCTCTGCCATCGATGTGCCTCCAGTAACAGCAATTGTTTGCTCGGAAGTTATTATCGTGCTTAAGAACTGTACACACGCTTTTCCTAATTCCTGTTTCACCGAAGGTTGGTTGTCACTATTTCCAGCTACAATGATGACATGCTCCAGTTGTAATTTATCCTTAATTTGAGATTCTAAAACACGGAATTCGGAAATTTCATTCATAAATTCGGATAATTTTTCAACGATAATGTTCCCTTCTTCTGTCAATTTCATGCCTTTTGACGTAACCATGATAAAACCATGGTTGTTGAGAAATTCAATTTCACTACGGACTAATCGTTCTGTCAGCTTCACATTCTCTGCCAGACTTCGGCGTCCGATCGGCTGCAGCCTTTCGATTTTTTGCAGTATTTTATATCTCTTTTGCATGACATCTAGTAAGTCTGGAAACAATTTTTCTTGTATTGCTAACAAATCCTTCAATCGGAAACGCTCCTTTATACTCTACCGGGGGGATTTTGTCCCTCCT includes the following:
- the eno gene encoding phosphopyruvate hydratase, with protein sequence MPYITDVYAREVLDSRGNPTVEVEIYTESGAFGSALVPSGASTGEHEAVELRDGDKDRYLGKGVLKAVENVNEVIAPELMGIDVTRQVVIDQLLLELDGTENKGKLGANAILGVSMAAAHAAADYLGVPLYTYLGGFNATTLPTPMMNILNGGEHADNNVDIQEFMIMPVGAPTFREALRMGAEVFHSLKKVLSSKGYNTGVGDEGGFAPNLKSNEEALSTIIEAIEAAGYKPGEEVKLAMDVASSEFYEDGKYNLKGEGVVRSSEEMVGWYEEMVNKYPIVSIEDGLDENDWEGHKILTERIGDRVQLVGDDLFVTNTKRLAQGIEQGVGNSILVKVNQIGTLTETFEAIEMAKRAGYTAVISHRSGETEDATIADIAVATNAGQIKTGAPSRTDRVAKYNQLLRIEDELVGTAKYAGKTAFYNLNK
- a CDS encoding iron ABC transporter permease; its protein translation is MKDSYSWKTVLTFGGGTVLLLFLLFIHLQQGSVSVSAATMLQAIFNPQDIIEHHTIRYLRMPRAVMGILAGGALAVSGVLLQTITKNPLASASTLGIHSGSYFAVVFASVFMTTTSGWSGLIIAFTGGVLTAFIVYTLAGVVHASPVKMVLAGMVVTMMFSAFTSLLQIFFENETAGLFLWGSGTLVQNNWNGAQFVLPFILIGLLVSMIIAKSLDIFQLGEDVARGLGQNVPLMRLIAVLVAVFLTSVTVSVVGPIGFVGLIAPHLIKLFGFQKHIVIILGSFLWGANVLLGADVLARMIDSSFSELPVGAITAFIGAPWLIWLIMKKRNKQYSQKDTAILAGQLHTPTLQKWMMPILIVIAIITLFVGVATGNNGMELIQTFQAIFFNQDSFLKNMALDLRLPRLLVAAGSGVLLAISGYIFQGVLRNPLADPSVIGITSGAGVGALLFLYIGSVSAVWVPLGAFLGAIIAFLIVMALAYKTDFQPALLALLGIGVSAFGSAVIQIIVVQSDMAVASALTWLSGTTYATSWTELIYYLLGPLVILVPIIYVVSDRIHTLALGDDTAKGLGLGVVKTRFYLALLASVVAAASVATVGTIGFVGLIAPHVARLLLGPVHKKLLPATALLGAVFLMVADVLSRTLLVPKEIPSGIIVAIIGAPYFLWLMNRSNKWKF
- a CDS encoding ABC transporter substrate-binding protein, with translation MKHITSSSRHEKILDSLKDIAPTLAYNAYPEEGEGTQYEEMEATFKEIAKLVEKEEEADQILGDLSQSYADIESEISDAGVGNKQFVLSQAYSSENSPVIRLFKDNAMATEIMKKIGLENAYQSDGFQVYGFDETSVEALQTVQNAHFFYIVQEDDNIFTNHLAGNPAWEELAFVKEDRTYQLPGDTWTFGGPLSAEVFANQIKEALVQAK
- the ptsP gene encoding phosphoenolpyruvate--protein phosphotransferase; the encoded protein is MNQLTGIAASNGIAIAKAYKLAIPDLSFSNEKVEDTNAEKDRLTKALDISKSELEKIKEHARTSLGDEHAEIFSAHLLVLSDPELINPIKDKIETDSVNAEFALDETAQMFIQMFETMDNEYMRERAADIKDVTKRVMAHLLGVNFPNPALIDEEVIVIAEDLTPSDTAQLNKQFVQGFTTNIGGRTSHSAIMARSLEIPAVVGTKNITEQAKAGDMLIVDGIDGKVIINPTEDEIASYQEKQQQFEQQKQEWAKLKDEPTVSKDGSHVELVANIGTPNDVEGVMNNGGEGVGLYRTEFLYMGKNELPTEDEQYNAYKSVLEQMGDKPVVVRTLDIGGDKELPYLELPKEMNPFLGYRAIRLCLERDDIFRTQLRALLRASVYGNLKIMFPMIATLDEFRQAKAILLEEKANLTNEGIKVSDDIEVGIMVEIPSTAVIARQFAKEVDFFSIGTNDLIQYTLAADRMNERVSYLYQPYHPAILNLVHNVIEAAHAEGKWAGMCGEMAGDSIAIPILLALGLDEFSMSATSILPARTQIRDLSKKELASYKDQLLGMSTADEVEAFVREKTNQ
- the gpmI gene encoding 2,3-bisphosphoglycerate-independent phosphoglycerate mutase — protein: MSQNKLAALIILDGYAIRDEEKGNAVKKANTPNFDRYWNQYAHNQLTACGEAVGLPKGQMGNSEVGHLNIGAGRIVYQSLTRVNLSIKDGDFFENQVLLDAVDHAKKHDKALHVFGLLSDGGVHSHIKHLYAVLKLAADKGVQKVYVHAFLDGRDVDQKSAKKYIKDAQEKMDEYGVGEFATLSGRYYSMDRDKRWDRVKKSYDAMVYGEGPKYMDPLEVVEDSYKNEIYDEFVIPSVITDENGKPKATIQDDDSVIFYNFRPDRAIQISRTFANEDFRDFDRGDKAPKNIHFVCLTNFSETVDGYVAYKPVNLDNTVGEVLSQNNLNQLRIAETEKYPHVTFFMSGGREKEFPGEKRILIDSPKVATYDLKPEMSAYEVTDALLEELDKDEQNAIILNFANPDMVGHSGMLEPTVKAIETVDECLGKIVDKIVEKGGQAIITADHGNSDEVITPEGDPMTAHTTNPVPVIVTKDDIELRDGGILADLAPTLLDLLQVDKPKEMTGDSLIKK
- a CDS encoding phosphocarrier protein HPr, whose amino-acid sequence is MAVEKTVTITDETGVHARPATVLVNKAGSFASDMNLEYNGKSINLKSIMGVMSLGIPQGAEIKIIADGSDEQEALDAVVEVIKSEGLGE